Genomic window (Clostridia bacterium):
CTCAAGGACTCCCGAAACTCGTGAAGACCGTGGTTGATCCGCTGGAGGATGTCATCGACGGTTTCGGGTTTCAGGAAGCGTAGAGTGAACCTGTTCCTGAGCGCCGGAACGACTACGATGCTGATCTTCTCTGGGCGTGCGATCAGAAACAGGAAGAATGCGAATACGGCGAAGTAGAGAGACAGCCCCACCACAAGGGCGATGTCCATGCCCTTCGGCAGCCTCCACTGCACTTGCGAGACGATCATCCACCCGGGGATGATCAGCCCCAACATCATCCGCGCGAAGGCGTTCATGATGGTTTTCACGGCGATGACGGCCGACGACTGGCCAACGGTAATACCCTTATCCATAAGGAGATATGCCTGCACTGGCTCTCCACCCGAATCGAACGGGGTCACATTGGATACGAACGCACCGAGGATAGAAATCCGCATGCCCGACCAAATGCTGAGCCGTCCCCCAAGGGATCTCACAAGTATCACCATGCGCATGGAGTCGAACACCCAGTTCAACACCATGAGCCCAAGACAGATGCCAAGCATGATCGGGTTTACGCGGGCGAAGCTTGGCCACGCCTCTCGGCCGCCTGCCAAGCGCATCAGAATGAACAGGGCGAGCATGCTGAAGCCGACGGCCGCCGCTGCGCCGCGCTTCAGTTGGTTGGGGCGCTTAGAAGCGCCATCTCCACCCATTGGCGCCCTCCTTACGATAGCCGCGTTGAAATCCACGTTATTATACCATACGTGAATGGCATTCCGAAACGCACCTGTCGCCTGCGCTTGCCCCGTCGCCTGCATATTGGGCCTTCGCGACCCCTCCCGTCCACGCGGAGGTTCCCACATCCACGTGCAGAGGCACTGGTTTTGTGATACTGTTCATAACATAGAATGAGCTGCAACTTTGCTTCGGAGGATCTGATATGTCCAGTATATTCCACGTAATCGGCCCAATAATGATCGGGCCGTCATCCTCACACACCGCCGGGGCGGTTAGGCTGGGCCTTGCCGGTCGCGCGATAGCAGGGGCGCGGCCCACTCACGCAGTCCTAACTCTTCACGGCTCCTTCGCACAGACCTATCGCGGGCACGGCACCGATGTCGCGTTAGTTGCAGGCCTACTCGGCCTAGGGCCTGATGACGAACGCATACCCAATGCCTTTCACCTTGCGAGCGAATACGGCCTCGAAGTGCGCTTCGAATTCGCAGACCTTGGGGATGTCCACCCGAACACCGCGAAGATGGAGCTGACTGCGCCCGATGGCTCTGTTACGAGCATAATTGGCTCCTCAGTAGGAGGCGGCAGCATCGTCATCACAAGGATCAACCAGTTCGATGTGGAGTACCACGGCGAGTATAACGCGCTCATCGCCTCATACACAGACCAACCTGGCATAATCGCGAAGATCACATCCCTTCTTGCAGCGGAGAACGTGAACATCGCGACCATGCGCGTTTCCCGCGAGGCGCGGAATTCGCGGGCGATGGCAGTTGTTGAGCTCGACCAGCCGATATCCCCCGAGGCCCGTATGCTCATCACTCGGATACAAGGTGTGGATGGCGTGATGTCCCTGCCCCCGGTGGCGCTGGCGTAGTGAGGGCAGTTTATCTGGTGCGATTGGCTGACTGAGTCTTGAGGGTTCGGCGCTCCGGGCCTTTCAGAATGAGCGGGAGGTAAGACAGAATGATAGGAGCATCCCTACGGGAGCTAGTGGATGAGGCGACCCGGTTGGATGTCACTATAGGATCGGTCATCAGGGAACGTGAGGCTGCTGAGACAGGGATCTCAACCGCGGATGTGAACACCAAGATGAACCTTAACCTCGAAGCGATGCGAGAAGCCTCCTTCCGCGGGCTGGCAGGGGTCGTATCCCGTTCCGGCCTGACCGGCGGGGATGCCCGGAAGTCTGTGGAGGCGCGGCGCGCGGGGAAGCTCATTGGAGGAGAGCCCCTGGATACTGCGATCTCCATCTCCCTTGCCGTGGCCGAGGTGAACGCGGCTATGGGACGTATAGTAGCTGCTCCAACCGCAGGCTCGTGCGGGGTGCTTCCAGGAGTGATCCTCGCAGTGGGAGAGCGCATTGGAGCGGATAATGACAAGCTGATCGATGCTCTCTTCACTGCTGGAGGTGTGGGTTCGGTCATATCGCGCAACGCAACGCTGGCTGGCGCTGAAGGCGGATGCCAGGCTGAGTGCGGAGCGGCCTCAGCAATGGCCGCTGCCGCGGCCGTGCAGCTCGCTGGCGGATCTCCCGAGGCGTGCGCCAATGCCGCTGCGTTCGCCTTGAAAGGACTTCTAGGGCTGGTGTGCGATCCAGTTGGCGGCCTGGTGGAGGCGCCATGCATCAAGCGTAACGCGACGGCAGCGGCCGTCGCGCTGGCCTCAGCAGACATGGCCCTGGCAGGAATTGTGAGTGTAATCCCACCGGATGAGGTTATCGAGGCCATGGGCGCTGTGGGCAGGATGCTGCCTGAGTCATTGCGAGAGACCGCCCTGGGAGGGCTTGCCGCGACGCCTACCGGCAAGGCCCTCGCCAGGAAGATCGCATCGATGCCATGAAGTCGTTCACCATTCATACCTGCGGTAGAACCACTTCTTAACGGCGCCCACCATCAAGAGATAGGCGGCTATCATGGCCGTGAGCACTGCAAAGAATGCGCGCGGCAGCGGGGTGAAGCCAAAGAACCGGCCCAGAGGGGTATAGGGAATCGCGAAGCCGATGCACACGACTGCTATGGTTGACAGCGTCAACGCAAGGCTCGCTCTGCTGGTCCTCAGGCTGTGTCTGGAACGGATCATGTGGATCACTAGCGTCTGGGTGGCCAGAGACTCAAGGAACCAGCCGGTATGGAACAGCGAGGCATCAGCGTGGAATACGTGCAGCATCACCAGGTACGTCGTGATGTCGTACATGGAGCTGATTGGGCCGAATACCAGCATGAACTTCTTAATGAACCCGATATCCCATCGGCGCGGCTTTGCGATGTAGTCCTCGTCCACGCGGTCGGTGGGTATGGTGACCTGAGCGAAATCGTACAGGAGGTTGTTCAGGAGTATCTGCACTGGCAGCATGGGAAGGAACGGCACCATGAACAGAGCTGCCGGAACACTGAACATGTTGCCGAAGTTCGAGCTCGTGCCCATCATAATATACTTCATCGTGTTCGCGAAGGTCTTGCGGCCTTCAATGATTCCGGTCTCTAGGATGTGAAGCCCTTCCTCAAGGAGGATTATGTCTGCGGCCTCCTTGGCGACGTCCACTGCATTGTTTACAGAGATCCCCACATCCGCTGTTCTGAGTGAGGGCGCGTCATTGATGCCATCGCCCATGTAGCCAACCACATGGCCCGCCTTCTTCAGCAGCGTGATGATGCGGTTCTTCTGGTCAGGGCTGAGCCTTGCGCCGATGGTGGCCTCTTTGGCCCTGCGCGTCAGCTCTTCATCATCCATGGCATCAACTTCGTGCCCCATCAGCACGCCCTTCACCGAAAGCCCGACTCTTTCGCATATCCTTGCAGTCACGAGCTCATTGTCGCCGGTAAGGATCTTGATCTCTACTCCCAGATCCTCTGCTTGCTTAAGTGCTGCTGGGGCGCTCTCCTTGGGCGGGTCGATAAACGATACGTATCCCACGAAGGTGAGCCCTGTTTCATCGTGAACTGAGTACACATCGCGCCCATTTCCGATTGTCCTGTAGGCCACGGCAAGCGCGCGGTAGCCGTCTGCGGAGAGCTTGGCGAACTCGTCCATCGCAAGCGTTCTCAGTTCGCCAGTCATCTCCTGTGCGATTCCCCGTAGCTCAATACTGGTGCATGCAGATAGCACACCCTCTGGCGCGCCTTTGGTAATGAGCAGCCGGCCTCCATCCTTCGCCACGATTACCGACATGCGCCTGCGGGTGAAGTCGAACGGAATCTCGTCTACCTTCGTATAGATCCCAAGGTCCACTGCGCACTCGCCGCTGGCGCTGTGCGCAGCAATGGCCTGGTCCATGGGGTTTTTCATGCTTGCCTGGAATGATGCATTGACCGCCGCCAGCTCAAGGGTGCGGTGGCAATCTCGGCCTTCGGCACACACATGGGAGTGCAGCGCAAGGCGGCCCTCTGTGAGGGTCCCAGTCTTGTCGGTGCAGAGGATGTCCATGCTGCCGAGGTTCTGTATCGACTGCAGGTGCTTCACGATCACCTTGTTCCGAGCCATAGCGCGCGCCCCTGCCGACAGATTGATCGTGATGATCATCGGAAGCAACTCAGGGGTGATTCCCACTGACACTGCGACCGCGAAGAGAAGGGAGTCGAGAAGACCACGCTGCTTCGCCATGCTTGTTACGAATATGAACGCCACGAGAAAGCCTATAACGCGGATGAGCATCTTGGTGAAGCTGCTGATCCCGCGCTGAAACTCAGTTGGAGGCCTTTCTGCCGCGAGGCTCTTCGCTATGCGCCCGAACTCAGTGCGGCCGTTTGTTTCGACCACCAGAGCCTGTGAGTTCCCACTCACCACGTTGGTTCCGAAGAACACGACATGGTCCATGTCAGGCAATGCTCCAGGCTTGCGCGCGAAAGCGAACGGCGCTTTCTCCACAGGCGCAGATTCGCCTGTGAGCGCAGCCTGATCTAGGAAGAAGTCGCGAGCTGTGAGCACTCTGGCGTCGGCAGGTACGATGTCGCCGACGCCAAGCTGAATGATGTCGCCTGGAACCAGCTCCGCCATAGGGATTTCGACGAGCTTGCCATCTCGCAGCACCGTCGAGGTCACGGCGACCTGCTGAGCCAGTTTCTGGGCGGTCTTCTCCGACGAGTACTCCTGCACGAACTCCAGAATCGCGCTTGTGAGCACCATGAGAGCTATCATGATTGCCCCTGGCGTCTCTCCGAAGAAGGCCGACACAACCCCTGCTGCAATGAGTATCAGGCTCAAGGGGCTTATCAGGAGACGCAGAAACGACATGATAGGCGAACGAGTCCTTTTGTGGACCAGTTCGTTCCTTCCATGTTGTGCGAGACGCTCCTCGGCTTCCTCCGTTGTAAGACCATTGGGGCTCGATGACAGCCGCTCCATCAACTCCTGAAGCGGCAAGTTGAGCTGGGCGCTGCGCCCAGGCCTGGCGGTTGCGTTCGTGTCGAGCGACATGAACATACAAACGCGCCTCCCCTCTTGCCGGGGAGGCGCAATCAGCATGCGCGAAAAATCAACGCAGCCTAGTAGGCAACGCTCCTCCACCGGCTATTCTGATGTGGATCACGGTGTTACGTCTACTACTAGGGCCGTCGGTATCCATAGACACGGTTCACCTCACGCCATTAGAATATGCCTGCGGGATACGGCTGTCAACCTCGGAAGCAAATGTGTTTTCAGGGACGTAGCGGGCCTTTAGGCATACCCTGGTGCGCAGTCGGGTCGGATGTGAGCACCCCTTTGCCACGCGAGTCGCTCCAGCTTGTCGCGTGGCAAAGGGGCGCCGTGCGCTAACGTACGATTCTGGTTCCGGCCCTACCCTCAATTGCGTCCACTGCAGTTGCGAGCGAGGCTATCACGGCGAACTCCCCGCCCTGGCCAACGAAACGCCTGCAGGCTTCCATCTTCGGCCCCATGCTTCCAGCCTGGAAGTGGCCTTCCTGCTGGTAGCGGGCAAGCTCCTCCATAGTGATCACGTCGAGATCGATTTGGTTCGCGGTCTTGTAGTTCAGAGCGACTTTGGCCACATCAGTGAGGATAAGAAACACGTCCGCGCGGACATCGTGGGCAAGCCTCTCGCCCCCGAGGTCCTTATCGATCACGGCCTCAACACCTTCGTAGTGGCCGTCACGCTCACAAACGGGGATGCCCCCTCCGCCGTTGGCTATCACGACTGCGCCCGACTGAACCAGGGAGAGGATGGCATCGCGTTCCACCATCCGCACTGGATCAGGCGATGGAACAACACGTCTCCACCCGCGACCTGCGTCATCGATCCATGCCTCATCGGTTTCGTCCATGCGTCTCCTGGCGTGTTCCGCTGTGTAGAAGGGGCCCACTGGTTTGGAGGGGCTCCCGAATGCTGGGTCATTGGCGCTGACCACCA
Coding sequences:
- a CDS encoding flippase-like domain-containing protein, whose product is MGGDGASKRPNQLKRGAAAAVGFSMLALFILMRLAGGREAWPSFARVNPIMLGICLGLMVLNWVFDSMRMVILVRSLGGRLSIWSGMRISILGAFVSNVTPFDSGGEPVQAYLLMDKGITVGQSSAVIAVKTIMNAFARMMLGLIIPGWMIVSQVQWRLPKGMDIALVVGLSLYFAVFAFFLFLIARPEKISIVVVPALRNRFTLRFLKPETVDDILQRINHGLHEFRESLSIFIRTAKPALAAVMGLSFACWIITILIPAVLLTGLGMRAPYAQVMGIAILFYLASAYAPTPGSSGAAELGFAALFSTIVPLNSLGVFVTLWRLITYWLTLGVGGILMAHGLPKRRSKGRRAKIEDNP
- the sdaAB gene encoding L-serine ammonia-lyase, iron-sulfur-dependent subunit beta; this translates as MSSIFHVIGPIMIGPSSSHTAGAVRLGLAGRAIAGARPTHAVLTLHGSFAQTYRGHGTDVALVAGLLGLGPDDERIPNAFHLASEYGLEVRFEFADLGDVHPNTAKMELTAPDGSVTSIIGSSVGGGSIVITRINQFDVEYHGEYNALIASYTDQPGIIAKITSLLAAENVNIATMRVSREARNSRAMAVVELDQPISPEARMLITRIQGVDGVMSLPPVALA
- the sdaAA gene encoding L-serine ammonia-lyase, iron-sulfur-dependent, subunit alpha; this translates as MIGASLRELVDEATRLDVTIGSVIREREAAETGISTADVNTKMNLNLEAMREASFRGLAGVVSRSGLTGGDARKSVEARRAGKLIGGEPLDTAISISLAVAEVNAAMGRIVAAPTAGSCGVLPGVILAVGERIGADNDKLIDALFTAGGVGSVISRNATLAGAEGGCQAECGAASAMAAAAAVQLAGGSPEACANAAAFALKGLLGLVCDPVGGLVEAPCIKRNATAAAVALASADMALAGIVSVIPPDEVIEAMGAVGRMLPESLRETALGGLAATPTGKALARKIASMP
- the mgtA gene encoding magnesium-translocating P-type ATPase codes for the protein MFMSLDTNATARPGRSAQLNLPLQELMERLSSSPNGLTTEEAEERLAQHGRNELVHKRTRSPIMSFLRLLISPLSLILIAAGVVSAFFGETPGAIMIALMVLTSAILEFVQEYSSEKTAQKLAQQVAVTSTVLRDGKLVEIPMAELVPGDIIQLGVGDIVPADARVLTARDFFLDQAALTGESAPVEKAPFAFARKPGALPDMDHVVFFGTNVVSGNSQALVVETNGRTEFGRIAKSLAAERPPTEFQRGISSFTKMLIRVIGFLVAFIFVTSMAKQRGLLDSLLFAVAVSVGITPELLPMIITINLSAGARAMARNKVIVKHLQSIQNLGSMDILCTDKTGTLTEGRLALHSHVCAEGRDCHRTLELAAVNASFQASMKNPMDQAIAAHSASGECAVDLGIYTKVDEIPFDFTRRRMSVIVAKDGGRLLITKGAPEGVLSACTSIELRGIAQEMTGELRTLAMDEFAKLSADGYRALAVAYRTIGNGRDVYSVHDETGLTFVGYVSFIDPPKESAPAALKQAEDLGVEIKILTGDNELVTARICERVGLSVKGVLMGHEVDAMDDEELTRRAKEATIGARLSPDQKNRIITLLKKAGHVVGYMGDGINDAPSLRTADVGISVNNAVDVAKEAADIILLEEGLHILETGIIEGRKTFANTMKYIMMGTSSNFGNMFSVPAALFMVPFLPMLPVQILLNNLLYDFAQVTIPTDRVDEDYIAKPRRWDIGFIKKFMLVFGPISSMYDITTYLVMLHVFHADASLFHTGWFLESLATQTLVIHMIRSRHSLRTSRASLALTLSTIAVVCIGFAIPYTPLGRFFGFTPLPRAFFAVLTAMIAAYLLMVGAVKKWFYRRYEW
- the arcC gene encoding carbamate kinase, producing the protein MKTIVIALGGNAILQPGQKGAIQEQLLNVDQTAVQIAELSSRGHRVVVTHGNGPQVGAILIQNAAGSGQVPAMPLDVCGAESQGQIGYMLQQCLGRRLAERGIRKSVVTIVTQMVVSANDPAFGSPSKPVGPFYTAEHARRRMDETDEAWIDDAGRGWRRVVPSPDPVRMVERDAILSLVQSGAVVIANGGGGIPVCERDGHYEGVEAVIDKDLGGERLAHDVRADVFLILTDVAKVALNYKTANQIDLDVITMEELARYQQEGHFQAGSMGPKMEACRRFVGQGGEFAVIASLATAVDAIEGRAGTRIVR